TGCATGCTACAACAGGCACCATTGGTCAGTCTAAATGCGAGGTGATGCAGGCGAGAATCAAGGCAATTAACCCGAACTGCGACTGCCAGATCATTGAAGACTTTATTACGCCAGAGAACATCGCCGAGCTGATCACCAGTGAGTTTGATTATGTTCTTGATGCCATTGACAGCTTCCGGGTCAAAGCCGCCCTGATTAATCACTGCAAGCGCAATAAAATACCCATTATTACCACGGGTGGAGCAGGCGGTCAGACCGATCCGACCCAGATCCAGATTACCGACCTAGCCAAAACCTGGCACGATCCCCTGGCACGTAAGGTCAAAACTCACTTAAGGGACTTTCATGGCTTCAGCAAAAACATCAAACGTAAGTTCGGTGTTGATTGTGTTTTCTCCAGTGAGCAGGCGGTTTATCCACACCCTGACGGTAGCATCTGTCAACAAAAACCCCACGACCTGGGTTCTACCAAAATGGACTGCGCCGGAGGCTTTGGTGCATCGACGGTTGTAACGGCGACGTTTGGCTTTGCAGCTGTCTCCCGAATTATCAAAAAACTCACAGCCTGAAGGGCTGTTGGCTGTTGGCTGTTGGCGGCTAGCTGTTAGCTGCTGGCTGTTCATACAACCAAAAGCTAACAGCTAAAAGCCAAAAGTGGACAGCGGTCTTTAATGATAGCGATGCGCCTGTGACAGAATCTCGGCAACAATAGCCCTGAGCCCGTTGCCCCTGGATGGGCTTAAGTGAGTCAATAACCCTAACTGTTCAAAATATCCATCCATATCAAAACGACTTATGTCGTCAGGTTGCCGACCATTGATTTTTGCCAGAACCAGCGCAATTAAACCGCGAATCACCCTGGCATCGGAGTCGGCTGCAAAATACAGCTGCATGGTTTCCTGATCGTAATAATAATGAATCCACACGGTGCTTTCACAACCATGCAGCCTGGCGCCTTCGGTTTTCCAGCTATCAGGCAGCGAGGGCATGCGCTTGCCCAACAGCATAATCTGGCGGTATTTTTCCTGCCAGTTATGGCTGTCCATCAGGCTGGACGGTACAGGCTGGTCACTGAACGCTTTTATGGTCTGATACAATACTGGTAGTCCGGAGCGTTGAGCAGGCAGCCCCTGAAACTCCTCGTCAGTATGATCTTCAGATGTCACCAGTAATCTCATTGCTGACAAAAAACGATCAACATCTTCTTCAGTGTTATAGAACGAAAATGAC
Above is a genomic segment from Endozoicomonas euniceicola containing:
- the tcdA gene encoding tRNA cyclic N6-threonylcarbamoyladenosine(37) synthase TcdA — its product is MSTTLDERFGGIRRLYGMDAEEKLGQSHVCVIGIGGVGSWAAEALARTAVGKITLIDLDDICITNINRQLHATTGTIGQSKCEVMQARIKAINPNCDCQIIEDFITPENIAELITSEFDYVLDAIDSFRVKAALINHCKRNKIPIITTGGAGGQTDPTQIQITDLAKTWHDPLARKVKTHLRDFHGFSKNIKRKFGVDCVFSSEQAVYPHPDGSICQQKPHDLGSTKMDCAGGFGASTVVTATFGFAAVSRIIKKLTA